From Triticum aestivum cultivar Chinese Spring chromosome 4A, IWGSC CS RefSeq v2.1, whole genome shotgun sequence, a single genomic window includes:
- the LOC123084842 gene encoding putative nuclease HARBI1 — MFLWTLGGCESNRRTQNRFKHSGDTVHRKFHEVLLCVIKMAADYLKPKDPNFSSVHPKIRKDRRAYPHLKDCIGALDGTHVRASIPADDQVRYIGRSGSTTLNVLAICDFDMHFMYTSVGQPGSMHDTSVLYHAIEVDKDTFPHPPKGKYYLVDAGYPNRPGYLAPYKGERYHVPDFHRGVAPRTPKEKFNKIHSSKRNVIERAFGVWKMKWQILLKMPNYSVETQKMIVAATMILHNYVRYHDKGDLHFLRVDRDPNYVPTRPSRYQRYAIHPNASDASTSEASDKDMDRFRNKLATDIALGW; from the exons ATGTTCTTGTGGACATTAGGGGGTTGCGAGTCTAATAGAAGAACACAAAATCGTTTCAAGCACTCAGGAGATACAGTCCACCGGAAGTTTCATGAGGTTTTACTCTGTGTGATTAAGATGGCAGCAGATTACCTCAAACCTAAGGACCCAAACTTTAGTAGTGTGCACCCAAAGATTCGGAAGGATAGAAGGGCTTATCCCCATCTTAAGGACTGCATTGGTGCactagatggtactcatgtcagaGCTTCTATTCCCGCTGACGACCAAGTTAGATACATTGGAAGGTCAGGATCAACAACTTTGAATGTTCTGGCAATATGTGATTTTGACATGCATTTCATGTACACCTCAGTTGGTCAACCTGgttctatgcatgatactagtgtCTTGTATCATGCAATTGAAGTTGACAAAGATACCTTTCCTCATCCTCCAAAGG GTAAGTACTATCTTGTGGACGCAGGCTATCCTAATAGACCTGGATATCTAGCACCTTACAAGGGAGAGAGGTATCACGTGCCTGATTTTCATCGAGGTGTGGCGCCAAGAACACCTAAGGAGAAATTTAACAAGATACACTCATCCAAGCGTAATGTGATCGAGAGAGCGTTTGGCGTGTGGAAAATGAAGTGGCAGATTCTACTAAAGATGCCCAATTATTCAGTTGAAACTCAAAAGATGATAGTGGCTGCAACTATGATCCTTCACAACTATGTTCGATATCATGATAAGGGTGATCTTCACTTTCTTCGAGTCGACAGAGATCCCAACTATGTCCCAACTAGACCTTCAAGGTATCAACGGTACGCCATCCATCCAAATGCATCAGACGCGTCAACCTCAGAGGCTAGCGATAAAGACATGGACCGGTTCCGTAATAAACTAGCAACTGATATTGCTCTTGGTTGGTGA
- the LOC123084841 gene encoding uncharacterized protein isoform X5: MAAYPTIRDDPLAEKKRKVGVWSEEEDDYLAARRDEESAPRPVKIPTLDRFKPPTRFHIAELFSVRESGSQAVLSAAKFLLGVSSSLVGEPLRRCSGFWVGWDAEKKTGLVLTTARLIRTKDAPYSVWTGGQEYAPNADVTVHLLNGTSAKGELVYYQPHYDIAFLNVEVDQPIKLPSLREKDVEFAQEVFQLGRDNSLNLRIAYARAEYLNPNLFERHHNVYFCSPDGHDDDNNEYDNGGLVIDLNGKVVGMVNDPERFGSFIPSSILLNCLDSWKKYRYIGRPHLGMRFEAIKLLEPSHVDMLCRMYNIDDGLVVREVSKGSNAEICGIQKGDLIECIKGKCISTTIQLENLLMSICKGPSDSKNGRNTEVHISVGLFQTLKKCRRTVELTATVSDLGEVIARGTRVS; encoded by the exons ATGGCGGCTTATCCGACCATACGAGACGATCCCTTggcggagaagaagaggaaggtggGTGTGTGGAGCGAAGAGGAAGATGACTACTTGGCGGCCAGACGCGACGAAGAATCAG CTCCCCGCCCTGTGAAAATCCCCACGCTCGATCGCTTCAAGCCCCCGACCCGGTTTCACATTGCCGAGCTCTTCTCCGTCCGTGAATCCGGAAGCCAGGCCGTGCTCTCCGCTGCCAAATTCCTTCTAGGGGTTTCATCCTCCCTTG TTGGTGAACCGCTGAGACGCTGCTCCGGCTTCTGGGTCGGTTGGGATGCGGAGAAGAAAACCGGCCTTGTTTTGACAACTGCGCGGCTGATTCGCACAAAGGACGCTCCTTACAGCGTCTGGACAGGCGGCCAAGAGTATGCCCCTAATGCTGAT GTCACTGTTCATTTGCTAAATGGCACTAGTGCAAAGGGCGAGCTTGTCTACTATCAGCCCCATTACGATATCGCTTTCTTGAATGTTGAGGTGGATCAACCAATCAAGTTACCATCTCTTCGTGAAAAAGATGTAGAATTTGCTCAAGAGGTTTTTCAGCTAGGAAGAGACAATTCCTTAAATCTAAGGATAGCATATGCTAGGGCAGAATATCTGAATCCAAACTTGTTTGAGCGGCACCACAACGTGTACTTTTGTTCTCCAGATGGCCATGACGATGATAATAATGAG TATGACAATGGGGGGCTAGTTATTGACTTGAATGGAAAAGTTGTTGGAATGGTCAACGACCCTGAGAGATTTGGGTCTTTTATACCTTCTTCCATTTTGCTCAATT gtttgGATTCATGGAAGAAATATCG GTACATTGGTCGGCCTCATCTTGGGATGAGGTTTGAGGCCATCAAGCTTCTAGAGCCTTCTCATGTTGACATGTTATGTCGTATGTATAACATTGATGACGGTCTTGTTGTTAGAGAG GTGTCGAAAGGATCTAATGCTGAGATATGTGGAATTCAAAAAGGTGATCTTATTGAATGTATTAAGGGAAAATGCATTTCTACCACAATTCAG TTGGAAAATCTGTTGATGAGCATATGCAAAGGCCCTTCAGATAGTAAAAATGGCCGTAATACTGAAGTTCATATTTCT GTTGGGTTATTTCAAACACTCAAAAAATGCCGAAGGACCGTAGAGTTGACTGCAACTGTATCAGACCTTGGAGAAGTTATTGCAAGAG GTACTAGAGTCTCTTGA
- the LOC123084841 gene encoding uncharacterized protein isoform X2, which translates to MAAYPTIRDDPLAEKKRKVGVWSEEEDDYLAARRDEESAPRPVKIPTLDRFKPPTRFHIAELFSVRESGSQAVLSAAKFLLGVSSSLVGEPLRRCSGFWVGWDAEKKTGLVLTTARLIRTKDAPYSVWTGGQEYAPNADVTVHLLNGTSAKGELVYYQPHYDIAFLNVEVDQPIKLPSLREKDVEFAQEVFQLGRDNSLNLRIAYARAEYLNPNLFERHHNVYFCSPDGHDDDNNEYDNGGLVIDLNGKVVGMVNDPERFGSFIPSSILLNCLDSWKKYRYIGRPHLGMRFEAIKLLEPSHVDMLCRMYNIDDGLVVREVSKGSNAEICGIQKGDLIECIKGKCISTTIQLENLLMSICKGPSDSKNGRNTEVHISVSSVLSYNGWVISNTQKMPKDRRVDCNCIRPWRSYCKRY; encoded by the exons ATGGCGGCTTATCCGACCATACGAGACGATCCCTTggcggagaagaagaggaaggtggGTGTGTGGAGCGAAGAGGAAGATGACTACTTGGCGGCCAGACGCGACGAAGAATCAG CTCCCCGCCCTGTGAAAATCCCCACGCTCGATCGCTTCAAGCCCCCGACCCGGTTTCACATTGCCGAGCTCTTCTCCGTCCGTGAATCCGGAAGCCAGGCCGTGCTCTCCGCTGCCAAATTCCTTCTAGGGGTTTCATCCTCCCTTG TTGGTGAACCGCTGAGACGCTGCTCCGGCTTCTGGGTCGGTTGGGATGCGGAGAAGAAAACCGGCCTTGTTTTGACAACTGCGCGGCTGATTCGCACAAAGGACGCTCCTTACAGCGTCTGGACAGGCGGCCAAGAGTATGCCCCTAATGCTGAT GTCACTGTTCATTTGCTAAATGGCACTAGTGCAAAGGGCGAGCTTGTCTACTATCAGCCCCATTACGATATCGCTTTCTTGAATGTTGAGGTGGATCAACCAATCAAGTTACCATCTCTTCGTGAAAAAGATGTAGAATTTGCTCAAGAGGTTTTTCAGCTAGGAAGAGACAATTCCTTAAATCTAAGGATAGCATATGCTAGGGCAGAATATCTGAATCCAAACTTGTTTGAGCGGCACCACAACGTGTACTTTTGTTCTCCAGATGGCCATGACGATGATAATAATGAG TATGACAATGGGGGGCTAGTTATTGACTTGAATGGAAAAGTTGTTGGAATGGTCAACGACCCTGAGAGATTTGGGTCTTTTATACCTTCTTCCATTTTGCTCAATT gtttgGATTCATGGAAGAAATATCG GTACATTGGTCGGCCTCATCTTGGGATGAGGTTTGAGGCCATCAAGCTTCTAGAGCCTTCTCATGTTGACATGTTATGTCGTATGTATAACATTGATGACGGTCTTGTTGTTAGAGAG GTGTCGAAAGGATCTAATGCTGAGATATGTGGAATTCAAAAAGGTGATCTTATTGAATGTATTAAGGGAAAATGCATTTCTACCACAATTCAG TTGGAAAATCTGTTGATGAGCATATGCAAAGGCCCTTCAGATAGTAAAAATGGCCGTAATACTGAAGTTCATATTTCTGTAAGTTCAGTTCTATCTTATAACG GTTGGGTTATTTCAAACACTCAAAAAATGCCGAAGGACCGTAGAGTTGACTGCAACTGTATCAGACCTTGGAGAAGTTATTGCAAGAG GTACTAG
- the LOC123084841 gene encoding uncharacterized protein isoform X4, giving the protein MAAYPTIRDDPLAEKKRKVGVWSEEEDDYLAARRDEESAPRPVKIPTLDRFKPPTRFHIAELFSVRESGSQAVLSAAKFLLGVSSSLVGEPLRRCSGFWVGWDAEKKTGLVLTTARLIRTKDAPYSVWTGGQEYAPNADVTVHLLNGTSAKGELVYYQPHYDIAFLNVEVDQPIKLPSLREKDVEFAQEVFQLGRDNSLNLRIAYARAEYLNPNLFERHHNVYFCSPDGHDDDNNEYDNGGLVIDLNGKVVGMVNDPERFGSFIPSSILLNCLDSWKKYRYIGRPHLGMRFEAIKLLEPSHVDMLCRMYNIDDGLVVREVSKGSNAEICGIQKGDLIECIKGKCISTTIQLENLLMSICKGPSDSKNGRNTEVHISVGLFQTLKKCRRTVELTATVSDLGEVIARGSKTIS; this is encoded by the exons ATGGCGGCTTATCCGACCATACGAGACGATCCCTTggcggagaagaagaggaaggtggGTGTGTGGAGCGAAGAGGAAGATGACTACTTGGCGGCCAGACGCGACGAAGAATCAG CTCCCCGCCCTGTGAAAATCCCCACGCTCGATCGCTTCAAGCCCCCGACCCGGTTTCACATTGCCGAGCTCTTCTCCGTCCGTGAATCCGGAAGCCAGGCCGTGCTCTCCGCTGCCAAATTCCTTCTAGGGGTTTCATCCTCCCTTG TTGGTGAACCGCTGAGACGCTGCTCCGGCTTCTGGGTCGGTTGGGATGCGGAGAAGAAAACCGGCCTTGTTTTGACAACTGCGCGGCTGATTCGCACAAAGGACGCTCCTTACAGCGTCTGGACAGGCGGCCAAGAGTATGCCCCTAATGCTGAT GTCACTGTTCATTTGCTAAATGGCACTAGTGCAAAGGGCGAGCTTGTCTACTATCAGCCCCATTACGATATCGCTTTCTTGAATGTTGAGGTGGATCAACCAATCAAGTTACCATCTCTTCGTGAAAAAGATGTAGAATTTGCTCAAGAGGTTTTTCAGCTAGGAAGAGACAATTCCTTAAATCTAAGGATAGCATATGCTAGGGCAGAATATCTGAATCCAAACTTGTTTGAGCGGCACCACAACGTGTACTTTTGTTCTCCAGATGGCCATGACGATGATAATAATGAG TATGACAATGGGGGGCTAGTTATTGACTTGAATGGAAAAGTTGTTGGAATGGTCAACGACCCTGAGAGATTTGGGTCTTTTATACCTTCTTCCATTTTGCTCAATT gtttgGATTCATGGAAGAAATATCG GTACATTGGTCGGCCTCATCTTGGGATGAGGTTTGAGGCCATCAAGCTTCTAGAGCCTTCTCATGTTGACATGTTATGTCGTATGTATAACATTGATGACGGTCTTGTTGTTAGAGAG GTGTCGAAAGGATCTAATGCTGAGATATGTGGAATTCAAAAAGGTGATCTTATTGAATGTATTAAGGGAAAATGCATTTCTACCACAATTCAG TTGGAAAATCTGTTGATGAGCATATGCAAAGGCCCTTCAGATAGTAAAAATGGCCGTAATACTGAAGTTCATATTTCT GTTGGGTTATTTCAAACACTCAAAAAATGCCGAAGGACCGTAGAGTTGACTGCAACTGTATCAGACCTTGGAGAAGTTATTGCAAGAG GTTCAAAAACAATCTCCTAA
- the LOC123084841 gene encoding uncharacterized protein isoform X1 has protein sequence MAAYPTIRDDPLAEKKRKVGVWSEEEDDYLAARRDEESAPRPVKIPTLDRFKPPTRFHIAELFSVRESGSQAVLSAAKFLLGVSSSLVGEPLRRCSGFWVGWDAEKKTGLVLTTARLIRTKDAPYSVWTGGQEYAPNADVTVHLLNGTSAKGELVYYQPHYDIAFLNVEVDQPIKLPSLREKDVEFAQEVFQLGRDNSLNLRIAYARAEYLNPNLFERHHNVYFCSPDGHDDDNNEYDNGGLVIDLNGKVVGMVNDPERFGSFIPSSILLNCLDSWKKYRYIGRPHLGMRFEAIKLLEPSHVDMLCRMYNIDDGLVVREVSKGSNAEICGIQKGDLIECIKGKCISTTIQLENLLMSICKGPSDSKNGRNTEVHISVSSVLSYNGWVISNTQKMPKDRRVDCNCIRPWRSYCKRYASPLLTSPMIPSRNYLDYQFDSQVCIFQFL, from the exons ATGGCGGCTTATCCGACCATACGAGACGATCCCTTggcggagaagaagaggaaggtggGTGTGTGGAGCGAAGAGGAAGATGACTACTTGGCGGCCAGACGCGACGAAGAATCAG CTCCCCGCCCTGTGAAAATCCCCACGCTCGATCGCTTCAAGCCCCCGACCCGGTTTCACATTGCCGAGCTCTTCTCCGTCCGTGAATCCGGAAGCCAGGCCGTGCTCTCCGCTGCCAAATTCCTTCTAGGGGTTTCATCCTCCCTTG TTGGTGAACCGCTGAGACGCTGCTCCGGCTTCTGGGTCGGTTGGGATGCGGAGAAGAAAACCGGCCTTGTTTTGACAACTGCGCGGCTGATTCGCACAAAGGACGCTCCTTACAGCGTCTGGACAGGCGGCCAAGAGTATGCCCCTAATGCTGAT GTCACTGTTCATTTGCTAAATGGCACTAGTGCAAAGGGCGAGCTTGTCTACTATCAGCCCCATTACGATATCGCTTTCTTGAATGTTGAGGTGGATCAACCAATCAAGTTACCATCTCTTCGTGAAAAAGATGTAGAATTTGCTCAAGAGGTTTTTCAGCTAGGAAGAGACAATTCCTTAAATCTAAGGATAGCATATGCTAGGGCAGAATATCTGAATCCAAACTTGTTTGAGCGGCACCACAACGTGTACTTTTGTTCTCCAGATGGCCATGACGATGATAATAATGAG TATGACAATGGGGGGCTAGTTATTGACTTGAATGGAAAAGTTGTTGGAATGGTCAACGACCCTGAGAGATTTGGGTCTTTTATACCTTCTTCCATTTTGCTCAATT gtttgGATTCATGGAAGAAATATCG GTACATTGGTCGGCCTCATCTTGGGATGAGGTTTGAGGCCATCAAGCTTCTAGAGCCTTCTCATGTTGACATGTTATGTCGTATGTATAACATTGATGACGGTCTTGTTGTTAGAGAG GTGTCGAAAGGATCTAATGCTGAGATATGTGGAATTCAAAAAGGTGATCTTATTGAATGTATTAAGGGAAAATGCATTTCTACCACAATTCAG TTGGAAAATCTGTTGATGAGCATATGCAAAGGCCCTTCAGATAGTAAAAATGGCCGTAATACTGAAGTTCATATTTCTGTAAGTTCAGTTCTATCTTATAACG GTTGGGTTATTTCAAACACTCAAAAAATGCCGAAGGACCGTAGAGTTGACTGCAACTGTATCAGACCTTGGAGAAGTTATTGCAAGAGGTACGCGTCTCCTCTTTTAACTAGTCCCATGATCCCATCTAGAAATTATCTAGATTATCAATTCGATTCTCAAGTATGTATATTCCAGTTTTTGTAG
- the LOC123084841 gene encoding uncharacterized protein isoform X3: MAAYPTIRDDPLAEKKRKVGVWSEEEDDYLAARRDEESAPRPVKIPTLDRFKPPTRFHIAELFSVRESGSQAVLSAAKFLLGVSSSLVGEPLRRCSGFWVGWDAEKKTGLVLTTARLIRTKDAPYSVWTGGQEYAPNADVTVHLLNGTSAKGELVYYQPHYDIAFLNVEVDQPIKLPSLREKDVEFAQEVFQLGRDNSLNLRIAYARAEYLNPNLFERHHNVYFCSPDGHDDDNNEYDNGGLVIDLNGKVVGMVNDPERFGSFIPSSILLNCLDSWKKYRYIGRPHLGMRFEAIKLLEPSHVDMLCRMYNIDDGLVVREVSKGSNAEICGIQKGDLIECIKGKCISTTIQLENLLMSICKGPSDSKNGRNTEVHISVGLFQTLKKCRRTVELTATVSDLGEVIARGTRLLF, encoded by the exons ATGGCGGCTTATCCGACCATACGAGACGATCCCTTggcggagaagaagaggaaggtggGTGTGTGGAGCGAAGAGGAAGATGACTACTTGGCGGCCAGACGCGACGAAGAATCAG CTCCCCGCCCTGTGAAAATCCCCACGCTCGATCGCTTCAAGCCCCCGACCCGGTTTCACATTGCCGAGCTCTTCTCCGTCCGTGAATCCGGAAGCCAGGCCGTGCTCTCCGCTGCCAAATTCCTTCTAGGGGTTTCATCCTCCCTTG TTGGTGAACCGCTGAGACGCTGCTCCGGCTTCTGGGTCGGTTGGGATGCGGAGAAGAAAACCGGCCTTGTTTTGACAACTGCGCGGCTGATTCGCACAAAGGACGCTCCTTACAGCGTCTGGACAGGCGGCCAAGAGTATGCCCCTAATGCTGAT GTCACTGTTCATTTGCTAAATGGCACTAGTGCAAAGGGCGAGCTTGTCTACTATCAGCCCCATTACGATATCGCTTTCTTGAATGTTGAGGTGGATCAACCAATCAAGTTACCATCTCTTCGTGAAAAAGATGTAGAATTTGCTCAAGAGGTTTTTCAGCTAGGAAGAGACAATTCCTTAAATCTAAGGATAGCATATGCTAGGGCAGAATATCTGAATCCAAACTTGTTTGAGCGGCACCACAACGTGTACTTTTGTTCTCCAGATGGCCATGACGATGATAATAATGAG TATGACAATGGGGGGCTAGTTATTGACTTGAATGGAAAAGTTGTTGGAATGGTCAACGACCCTGAGAGATTTGGGTCTTTTATACCTTCTTCCATTTTGCTCAATT gtttgGATTCATGGAAGAAATATCG GTACATTGGTCGGCCTCATCTTGGGATGAGGTTTGAGGCCATCAAGCTTCTAGAGCCTTCTCATGTTGACATGTTATGTCGTATGTATAACATTGATGACGGTCTTGTTGTTAGAGAG GTGTCGAAAGGATCTAATGCTGAGATATGTGGAATTCAAAAAGGTGATCTTATTGAATGTATTAAGGGAAAATGCATTTCTACCACAATTCAG TTGGAAAATCTGTTGATGAGCATATGCAAAGGCCCTTCAGATAGTAAAAATGGCCGTAATACTGAAGTTCATATTTCT GTTGGGTTATTTCAAACACTCAAAAAATGCCGAAGGACCGTAGAGTTGACTGCAACTGTATCAGACCTTGGAGAAGTTATTGCAAGAGGTACGCGTCTCCTCTTTTAA